The Candidatus Cetobacterium colombiensis nucleotide sequence TTCCGTCTATTTGAAGGTTATTTGAGTCAATGAAAGCACATATTGAATCTAACTTAAAGTGAGCTGCTGACATTGCCGCTTCCCACACCTGTCCCTCTTGTAATTCTCCATCTCCCATTAAAACATATGTTCTATAGCTTTCTCCAGACATTCTAGCTGCTAATGCCATTCCATTTGCTACAGATAATCCTTGTCCTAAAGATCCTGTTGAAATTTCTATTCCAGGTAATTTTTTCATATCAGGGTGTCCTTGTAAAGGTGAACCATAAGCTCTTAATGTATCTAAAAGTTCTCTATCAAAATATCCTCTTTCAGCTAATGCAGAATAAAGTACTGGAGCAGCGTGTCCTTTTGATAAAACAAATCTATCTCTTCCCTCCATTTTAGGGTTCTTAGGATCTATATTCATCTCTGAAAAATATAGTGCAGTTACGATATCTGCAGCTGATAATGATCCTCCTGGATGTCCTGATTTTGCTTTACATATCATTTGAACGATGTCTTTTCT carries:
- a CDS encoding transketolase, producing RKDIVQMICKAKSGHPGGSLSAADIVTALYFSEMNIDPKNPKMEGRDRFVLSKGHAAPVLYSALAERGYFDRELLDTLRAYGSPLQGHPDMKKLPGIEISTGSLGQGLSVANGMALAARMSGESYRTYVLMGDGELQEGQVWEAAMSAAHFKLDSICAFIDSNNLQIDGNVDKIMGVEPLDKKWEAFGWNVIVIDGHNFQEIFDALDKAKETKGQPTVIIAKTVKGKGVSFMENVCGFHGVAPTCDETERAIVELERVSEI